A single genomic interval of Arctopsyche grandis isolate Sample6627 chromosome 8, ASM5162203v2, whole genome shotgun sequence harbors:
- the LOC143916168 gene encoding selenoprotein F yields MTVSGVFYLASFLLLLTTGVSSDPDLSSDDCLSQGFDKANLLCSWCDQLKEFGLERLVDSCRKCCQRDDTVEPSKFARAVLEVCTCKFAAYPQIQAFVKSDRPAKFSNLQIRYGHGLDPAIKLLDKDGSVKQVVAIEKWDTDTVEEFLNTHLVHEDDDESKDYLKTNRI; encoded by the coding sequence ATGACTGTCAGTGGGGTGTTTTATTTGGCGAGCTTTTTGCTTTTGCTGACGACGGGAGTGTCTTCCGACCCTGACCTATCTTCAGACGATTGCTTGAGTCAGGGTTTCGACAAAGCTAACCTTCTGTGCTCGTGGTGTGATCAGCTCAAGGAGTTTGGCCTCGAGCGACTGGTCGACTCTTGCCGAAAGTGCTGTCAACGAGACGACACCGTCGAGCCGAGCAAATTCGCCCGGGCCGTGCTCGAAGTATGCACGTGCAAATTCGCCGCCTACCCCCAGATACAGGCGTTCGTCAAGAGCGACCGACCGGCCAAGTTCTCCAACCTTCAGATACGCTATGGCCACGGACTCGATCCGGCTATCAAATTGCTAGACAAAGACGGCAGTGTTAAGCAAGTGGTCGCCATCGAAAAGTGGGACACGGACACCGTTGAAGAGTTCCTCAATACACATCTCGTCCACGAAGATGACGACGAATCCAAAGACTATTTGAAAACTAATCGGATATAA